A window of Calditrichota bacterium genomic DNA:
ACGAAAACCATCAACACACCGGCTGTCCCCACAGAGTGGGTAATCACAATTCCAAAGGTCAGGTAGAACAGAAAATCCCAGAAACGAACCGAGATTCCGCGGCGGTAGGCCTCTTCAGGATTATTCGAGATGAGCAAGAATTTGTCCCGAAATGTGTAGTGGAATAGTCCCACCAAAGAATAGACCAGAGCCGCCTTTCCGATTGTTGACCACTTTACCCAGAGAATATTGCCGGTGAGCATTTCCTTAATGTGTTCGGCTCCGTGGGGCGCCTTGTCGATGACAAGAATGGACACGGCTGCAGCCAGAGCGTACACCAATCCGATAATGGCTTCCTGCGGGACTTTTCCCTCCCGGAATCGGGAAATTGAAAAAATGGCCGCACCGATAAACGTGAATCCGAGTGAAAACCAGTAAGCGGCTGCCGTTTTTGGCATGATCCCGAATAAAAAGGCCACGGTCGTACCCAATGCTGCAATTTGTGCAAGCGCCAAATCTACAAAAATTACCTGCCGCTTAATGACATGCAATCCCAAATACGAGTGAATGCCTACCAAAACCAGACATTCAAAAAAGGCGGGAAGCATGATATCCATGACGTTAAAATGCATAAAAAATCTCTCCAATCCTTACAAATTCGGAATGTGTTGTTTGTACGTCCACGCGAAAAACCTTCATTCGTCTTAAATTCTCCGGCACAGACCGCTGTGTCTGTGCCGGAAAATCACTCTCAACAAAATGCTTTGTTAAGAAATAAAACGGGTTGAAAAACATTAGCACCCATTATTTCTTCGTCTTTGCGTACGCCTCTTTTAAATGGGAAACCCAGTAATCAAAAAGATCAAAAACCGACTTTACCTGGGGGACACCTCCCACATAATAGGGCACAATAACCGGAACGGCTCCCACTTTTTGGGCGATTCGCTTCACTTTTGCTTCATCAAAATAGTTGGCCGACAAAATAACGTGGACATTGGATTTTCGCATTTCATTCACCAGTTCTTCAATATGCCGGGGTGAAGGAGGAATACCCGGCTTCGGTTCCACATTTCCGATCTCTTCAAGGCCGAAAAGTTTCAGAAAATAGATCCAGCCTTTATGATAGGTCACTATTTTTTGTCCGCGAAAGCTCATGCCTTCTTTCAGCCATCCACCCAGATAATCGATTAATTTTTTGCCTCCATACTCTTTTGATTCCAAAAACGAAATCAGATTCCCGGAAAGAGCCAGCTTTGTAAGCATTTTGCCGCCCATTAATTGCACCAATTGTTCGCCAAAAAGACGGCGGTCTATTTCGGCCTTAAACTTCTTGTTGTTTGCCTCAAAGAAAGCAGCGTTTTCGGGAGAGACTTTGGTCAGACCAATCGTAATATTATCCGCAATGACCTTGTCGTTTAATGGACTGGTTGTAATGTGGGGATTTCCGTAAATGTGAAGTCCGCCCTCGGAACGGGTTAAAGCAGACGGCTTTTGCAGCAATTGGATACCATCGTAAGC
This region includes:
- a CDS encoding zinc ABC transporter substrate-binding protein, coding for MFKNKWMTLILMAILGFTSQNLFAKKIKVVTTLPDYAYITKYIGRDKVDVTHIVQGDQDAHFVRPKPSFAVLMRHADLFVTTGLDLELWVPSLMDMANNPRIRSGQIGYVAAYDGIQLLQKPSALTRSEGGLHIYGNPHITTSPLNDKVIADNITIGLTKVSPENAAFFEANNKKFKAEIDRRLFGEQLVQLMGGKMLTKLALSGNLISFLESKEYGGKKLIDYLGGWLKEGMSFRGQKIVTYHKGWIYFLKLFGLEEIGNVEPKPGIPPSPRHIEELVNEMRKSNVHVILSANYFDEAKVKRIAQKVGAVPVIVPYYVGGVPQVKSVFDLFDYWVSHLKEAYAKTKK